In Rhodopirellula sp. P2, the DNA window AAACCGTCCCGGTCCGCGATGATTTGCAGTGGGCCCGTTGCCGGGACGAACTGCTTCCCCGCGGCGTAGAGTTTGGCCAAGTCAAACAAGGTTTTGTCAGACAAACCCGTTGCGATCGCAAGTTGCTCCAGCTTCGCAAAGTGTGAGTTCGCCACACTCAAGGTGCCACTCGCGATGGCTTGCCGTAGCAACATTGATAAACGATTGAACTCGGGGTGTGACTGCGATGCGTTCATGGCCGCCTGAGCCGCCGCCAGAGCATTGGAACCTCGCTTTTTCCTGCCAAGGAACCCACGCTTGGTTTTCACTTGCGTGGCCGACGCCGATTGTCGCTGCGCGTAGGTGGAATTCGCATCGACTTGCGAATGCTTGCTCGCCAAGGCCGCCGCCACAGGATCGTAAGCAATGGCCGCTTCACGCTGAATGGCTTCGCGACGCGACGGTGGGCAGAGCCACTCGTATTCCTGGAGCCACTCGTTGCGAGAAATCACGTCCCAGTTCTCGCAGTCGACACGACCCGTGTGCAGCATCCAAAGGCCGATGGGGGCGCCCACGAGTGCACCGAGCATGTGCAGCAATCCAGATGAGACAGAGAACCCCGCGACGAACATTTCAACGATTTGCAAGAACAGGAACAGCATCGCGAGCGTGACGACTTTGACTTCAAACGCGAGGGCTCGGATGAGCAAGAACAACCCAAAGATCAAAACGCATTCGACGTCATTTTCAGGTGCCCAGATCAAAGCGATCATCATCAATCCGAACACGGCGGACGAAGCACCCAACGAATAACCTTCGCCGACAAGCACCAACATCATCAGCTGTTCGACGATGCATTCGCCAACAGCAATGCCCAAATAGATGAGCAAGAACTTCCACGCACCGACTTTGCCTTCCACGATCAGCCCGAACGCCCACAGGAAGAACATGTTTCCCATCAAGTGAAACGGACCGGCGTGCA includes these proteins:
- a CDS encoding rhomboid family intramembrane serine protease gives rise to the protein MLFVPISTDAPIYHWPIATISLIVANVLVFGVCVWGLVTGNIDYETLERFALSYETIHPLQWVTSVFLHAGPFHLMGNMFFLWAFGLIVEGKVGAWKFLLIYLGIAVGECIVEQLMMLVLVGEGYSLGASSAVFGLMMIALIWAPENDVECVLIFGLFLLIRALAFEVKVVTLAMLFLFLQIVEMFVAGFSVSSGLLHMLGALVGAPIGLWMLHTGRVDCENWDVISRNEWLQEYEWLCPPSRREAIQREAAIAYDPVAAALASKHSQVDANSTYAQRQSASATQVKTKRGFLGRKKRGSNALAAAQAAMNASQSHPEFNRLSMLLRQAIASGTLSVANSHFAKLEQLAIATGLSDKTLFDLAKLYAAGKQFVPATGPLQIIADRDGLMSNEARLRLAQIQLKVMRRADLATESLNQIHVDEKKPTEAQQKSIARRDQLLTMCRAAATPP